In the genome of Methanobrevibacter sp. TMH8, one region contains:
- a CDS encoding class I SAM-dependent methyltransferase has product MIFKKGYYEKEGYNIFINQKNYRKSYNSLTNHSQISFLLGLISSFKFSNGESIKTALEVGIYNGVTSTYMLKEGSKKNNFSLYCIEKGEEDFFGEVLLKECSSDELKNCSINKGCTVFDIENILKEDTKLDLVFLDAGHSHPYPLIDLIHVIPYLHDESIVLLHDVVDYMRPNAWGESFIYTDWSEYKYRTCYIDSNQEIKSETSLGYIEIPKNKEIIYENLLKIAKIPFRASPWKIDDIYLGISKESIGKLKIFMEKYYDKKFVEEIIGIFYKNLEEYTDHWNLYHHETKFFNYLYENSQNHAERIGKLEKRNQKIEQDLKRKNKLLKEIQNSNSWKITKPLRKIGKKLK; this is encoded by the coding sequence ATGATATTTAAAAAAGGTTATTATGAAAAAGAAGGTTATAATATTTTTATTAATCAAAAAAATTATAGAAAAAGTTATAACAGTCTAACAAATCATTCTCAAATAAGTTTTCTGCTAGGATTAATTTCCTCCTTTAAATTCTCAAATGGAGAAAGCATAAAGACTGCATTGGAAGTTGGGATTTATAATGGTGTTACTTCAACATATATGTTAAAAGAAGGAAGTAAAAAAAATAATTTTAGTTTATATTGTATAGAAAAAGGAGAAGAGGATTTTTTTGGTGAAGTGCTTTTAAAAGAATGTAGTTCAGATGAGTTAAAAAATTGTAGTATAAATAAAGGATGTACAGTTTTTGATATAGAAAATATTTTAAAAGAAGATACTAAGTTAGATTTAGTATTTTTAGATGCAGGGCATTCACATCCATATCCATTAATTGATTTAATACATGTAATACCTTATTTACATGATGAATCCATTGTTTTATTACATGATGTTGTTGATTACATGCGTCCAAATGCTTGGGGAGAAAGCTTTATATATACTGATTGGAGTGAATATAAATACAGGACTTGTTATATAGATAGTAATCAAGAAATTAAATCAGAAACAAGTTTAGGATATATTGAAATACCGAAAAACAAAGAAATAATATATGAAAATTTATTAAAAATAGCAAAAATACCATTTAGAGCATCACCGTGGAAAATAGATGACATTTATTTAGGGATTTCTAAAGAATCTATAGGAAAATTAAAAATTTTTATGGAAAAATATTATGACAAAAAATTTGTTGAGGAAATTATTGGTATTTTTTATAAAAATCTAGAAGAATATACTGATCATTGGAATCTTTATCATCATGAAACAAAATTTTTCAATTATCTTTATGAAAACAGCCAAAATCATGCTGAAAGAATTGGTAAATTAGAAAAGAGGAATCAAAAAATCGAACAAGATTTAAAAAGAAAAAATAAATTATTAAAAGAAATTCAAAATTCAAATTCTTGGAAAATAACTAAACCTTTAAGAAAAATAGGTAAAAAATTAAAATAA
- a CDS encoding cysteine desulfurase, whose product MKSSKDIRKDFPILNNIIYLDSASTSLTPKIVIDEMNDYYYNYNANIGRGAYRTAIKSGQKVEETREKIAKLINSSENEIIFTQNTTSAINIVANGFPFEENDNIIISNIEHHSNSIPWLNLEKNSDNGCNNINVKIANANSQGIIDPSTVSELIDSNTKLVAITHVSNSIGSCQDIKEISKIVHEHDDIYLLVDVAQSIGHMNIDVKDINADFIAAPGHKGLLGPTGTGFLYGKEELLKKLIPKNLGGGTITNLKNHEFKLEKVPHRFEGGTQNISGIIGLGKAIDYIIDIGISKIEKHSQELTKKLYNSLSEIDNVILYGNPENIFSIVSFNIKGANPYDISKILDETSNICVRSGFHCAIPSLNLINANEGSIRASIHCYNNEDDIKKLVESLKEIVILFS is encoded by the coding sequence TTGAAATCTAGTAAAGACATAAGAAAAGATTTTCCTATTTTAAATAATATTATTTATCTTGATTCTGCTAGTACTAGTTTAACTCCAAAAATTGTTATAGACGAAATGAATGATTATTATTATAATTACAATGCTAACATTGGCCGAGGAGCTTATAGAACAGCGATAAAATCGGGACAAAAAGTAGAAGAAACTCGAGAAAAAATAGCTAAATTAATCAATTCTTCTGAAAATGAAATCATTTTCACTCAAAACACTACAAGTGCTATTAATATTGTAGCTAATGGTTTCCCCTTTGAAGAAAACGATAATATTATTATTTCAAATATTGAACACCATTCTAACTCTATTCCTTGGTTGAATCTTGAAAAAAATAGTGATAATGGATGTAATAATATTAATGTAAAAATAGCTAATGCTAATTCACAAGGAATCATTGATCCATCAACTGTTTCAGAATTAATCGATAGTAATACAAAATTAGTAGCTATTACACATGTTTCTAATTCTATTGGATCTTGTCAAGATATAAAAGAAATTTCAAAGATTGTTCATGAACATGATGATATTTATCTTTTAGTTGATGTTGCTCAATCAATTGGACATATGAATATCGATGTTAAAGATATTAATGCTGATTTTATAGCTGCACCTGGACACAAAGGTCTTCTTGGTCCTACAGGTACAGGTTTTTTATATGGAAAAGAAGAATTATTAAAAAAATTAATACCAAAAAATCTTGGTGGAGGAACCATCACAAATCTTAAAAATCATGAATTTAAACTAGAAAAGGTTCCTCATAGATTTGAAGGTGGAACTCAAAATATCAGTGGAATTATAGGTCTTGGAAAAGCTATAGACTATATAATTGATATTGGAATTTCAAAAATTGAAAAGCATTCTCAAGAACTAACAAAAAAACTTTATAATAGTTTATCTGAGATAGATAATGTTATATTATATGGAAATCCAGAAAATATATTTAGTATCGTTTCTTTTAATATAAAAGGTGCAAATCCTTATGATATAAGTAAAATATTAGATGAAACAAGTAATATTTGTGTTAGAAGTGGTTTTCATTGTGCAATACCTTCATTGAATCTAATTAATGCAAATGAAGGAAGTATTAGAGCTTCAATTCATTGTTATAATAATGAAGACGATATTAAAAAACTTGTTGAGAGTTTAAAAGAAATAGTTATTTTATTTAGCTAA
- a CDS encoding isocitrate/isopropylmalate family dehydrogenase: MYKIAVIPGDGIGKEVMEATLNILEALDIEFKYEFGDAGDECYEKTGEALPQDTIDIVKNADACLFGAAGETAADVIVRLRQEMDLFANLRPVKSYPGTNALFDDLDFMIVRENTEGMYIGDEDYIEDKSGNITGATAKRVITEEASKRICDYAFKYAKKNERKKVTGVHKANVLKKTDGLFKKVFYEVAKNYENEGIESEDFYVDATAMYLLTRPQSFEVIVTTNLFGDILSDEGAGLVGGLGLIPSANIGENRGLFEPVHGSAPDIAGKGLANPVAMILSAVMMLEYLGEKEAAVKIDRAVLKVLSEGKIVTGDLGGNSSTMEMSEAIKNRIN, translated from the coding sequence ATGTACAAAATAGCTGTAATCCCTGGGGATGGAATTGGAAAAGAAGTGATGGAAGCAACTTTAAATATCTTAGAAGCTTTAGATATTGAGTTTAAATATGAATTTGGTGATGCTGGAGATGAATGTTATGAAAAAACTGGTGAAGCTCTTCCTCAAGACACAATAGATATTGTAAAAAATGCTGATGCATGCTTATTTGGAGCTGCTGGTGAAACTGCAGCAGATGTAATAGTTCGGCTTCGACAAGAAATGGATTTATTTGCAAATCTTCGACCTGTAAAATCATATCCTGGAACTAATGCATTATTTGATGATCTTGACTTTATGATTGTTAGAGAAAATACTGAAGGAATGTATATTGGAGATGAAGATTACATTGAAGATAAATCTGGAAATATAACTGGAGCTACAGCTAAACGAGTTATAACAGAAGAAGCTTCTAAACGTATTTGTGATTATGCCTTCAAATATGCAAAAAAGAATGAAAGGAAAAAAGTCACAGGAGTTCATAAAGCTAATGTCCTTAAAAAAACTGATGGGCTCTTTAAAAAAGTTTTCTATGAAGTAGCTAAAAACTATGAAAATGAAGGAATAGAATCAGAGGACTTTTATGTCGATGCAACAGCTATGTATCTTTTAACCCGTCCACAAAGCTTTGAAGTTATTGTTACAACAAATCTCTTTGGAGACATACTTTCTGATGAAGGGGCGGGACTTGTAGGTGGTCTTGGACTTATACCTTCAGCTAATATAGGTGAAAACAGAGGATTGTTTGAACCAGTTCACGGATCTGCTCCAGATATAGCTGGAAAAGGATTAGCTAATCCCGTAGCTATGATATTATCAGCTGTCATGATGCTTGAATATCTAGGTGAAAAAGAAGCTGCAGTAAAAATCGATAGAGCTGTTTTAAAAGTTTTATCAGAAGGTAAAATTGTTACTGGAGATCTTGGTGGGAATTCTAGTACCATGGAAATGTCTGAAGCTATTAAAAATAGAATAAATTGA